Below is a genomic region from Sinobacterium norvegicum.
GCCACGTCACTCGAGGACTTAATGGAGCAGACCGTTCCTGCTAACATCCTCAAGACCGATGCCATGGACCTCGACACCGCCCGTCCCGAACACGAGGTGATCGAAGAACTGGCCGACCTCGCCGAATCGAATCTAGTATACAAGTCGTGGTTGGGCCTGGGTTATCACAACACCCTGACCCCCAACGTGATTCTGCGCAACATCTTCCAAAACCCCGGCTGGTACACCGCCTACACCCCCTACCAGCCAGAGATCGCCCAGGGCCGCTTAGAGGCACTGCTGAACTTCCAGCAGATGGTACTCGATCTGACCGGCATGGAATTGGCCAACGCCTCGCTATTGGATGAGGGCAGCGCCGCCGCCGAAGCCATGGCACTGTGTAAGCGGATGGTAAAGAAGAACAAGTCCAACGTCTTTTTTATTCAGAGCAACTGTCACCCGCAGACCATCGCCGTGGTCAAGACCCGCGCCGAGCACCTCGACATCGAGGTTGTGGTTGGCGACAGTGCCGCCGGCAACGAGGCCGACTACTTTGGCCAGCTATTGAGCTACCCCGGTTCCAACGGTGAGGTAAAAGATTTAACCAACGACATCGACGCCGCCCACGCCGCTAACAGCTTGGTCGTGGTCGCCGCCGACTTAATGAGCCTGATGTTACTGCAATCCCCCGCCGAGATGGGCGCCGATGTGGTCGTTGGCAACAGCCAGCGCTTCGGTGTGCCAATGGGCTTCGGTGGCCCCCACGCCGCCTTCTTCGCCACCCGCGATAAATTCAAGCGCTCCATCCCCGGCCGCATTATCGGCGTTTCCGTCGACAGCCACGGCAGGCAAGCCCTGCGTATGGCAATGCAGACCCGCGAGCAACACATCCGCCGCGAGAAGGCCAACTCCAACATCTGTACCGCCCAGGCACTGCTGGCGATTATGGCCGTCTCCTACGCCATCTACCACGGCCCCGAGCGTCTGAAGACCATCGCCAGCCGCATTCATCGTTTGGCCTGCCTGCTCGATACCGGCCTCACTAAGCTGGGTTTCCAGCAGACCAACGCCGCCTACTTCGACACCGTTGCCATCGACACCGGTGCCGATACCGACGACGTTATCGCCCGCGCCTTGGAAGCCGAGATCAACCTGCGTAAGCTTGACGACCACACCGTCACCATCGCCCTCGATGAGACCACCACGCTGGAAGATATCGACGACCTCTTAGCCGTTTTCGCCGATGACAAGGTCGACTTCAACGCCGCCAGCCTCGACAACCCGCAGCTCACCAGCCTCACCGATGAACTGTTGCGCAGCGACGCCGTACTGACCCACCCAGTATTCAACAGCTACCACTCTGAAACCGAAATGCTGCGTTACCTCAAGCGTTTGGAAGACAAAGACGTGGCGCTGAACCGCTCGATGATCGCCCTCGGTTCTTGCACCATGAAACTGAACGCCACCGCCGAGATGATCCCGGTGACGTTTGACGGTTTCTCAAATATGCACCCCATGGCACCGAAAGAGCAGAGCCAGGGTTATCTCGAGATGACCACCAACCTCGAGCAAATGTTAGTCGCCTGCACCGGTTACGATGCCATCTCGCTCCAGCCAAACGCCGGCTCTCAGGGTGAATACGCCGGCCTCGTCGCCATCAAGCGTTACCATCAGTCACGCGGTGATTTTAACCGCAACATCGTGTTGATCCCACGCTCGGCCCACGGCACCAACCCCGCCTCAGCCTCGATGGCCAGCATGAAGTCGGTGATTGTCGCCTGTGATGAGCTCGGCAACGTCGATATGGATGATCTGCGCGCCAAGGCGGCAGAGCACGCCGACAACCTCGCCTGCATCATGATCACCTACCCGTCGACCCATGGTGTGTTCGAGGAGAGTATTACCGATATCTGCGAGATCATTCACGATCACGGCGGCCAGGTCTATCTCGATGGCGCTAACATGAACGCCATGGTCGGCATCGCCGCACCGGGTAAGTTCGGTGCCGATGTATCGCATCTTAACCTGCACAAGACCTTTGCCATCCCCCACGGTGGCGGTGGCCCCGGTGTTGGCCCGATCGGTGTTGGTCAGCACTTACAGCCTTTCCTACCCACCAACCCGATCAACCCGGTCGATGGTTTGGATGCCGGCAACGATGTGATTTCATCGGCCGCCTACGGTAGCGCCTCGGTACTGCCGATCTCCTACGCCTACATCGCCATGATGGGTTCCGACGGCCTGCGCCGCGCCACGCAAGTTGCGATACTGAACGCCAACTACATGATGGGTCGCTTGCAGGAGCACTTCTCGGTGTTATACACCGGCCGTAACAACCGCGTCGCCCACGAGTGCATCATCGATCTTCGGCCGCTGAAAGAAGCCACCGGCATCAGTGAAGAAGACGTCGCCAAGCGCTTAATGGACTTCGGCTTCCACTCGCCCACCATGTCGTTCCCGGTACCGGGTACGCTGATGATCGAGCCGACAGAATCCGAATCCAAGCGTGAGATCGATCTGTTCTGCGACGCCATGATTCAGATCCGCGAAGAGATCCGCCTGGTCGAAAACGAGACCTATACGCTGGAAGATAACCCACTGGTTAACGCCCCCCACTCACTGGTCGACATCGTCGAGCTAGAGTGGAACCACTGTTATACCCGCGAGCAAGCTTCATTCCCGATCGAAGCCATCCGCCACAGCAAGTACTGGCCTCCGGTCAACCGTATCGACAACGTCTTCGGCGACCGCAACCTGGTGTGCAGCTGCCCACCGATTGAGAGTTATATGGACTAACCATTATTGTTAGTTGATGGGTAAGAGAAAGGCGAGTCTTTAGGGACTCGCCTTTTTTTGTGGGTGGTGGATATGGTCATACTATCGCCGCAGCGGCCAACACCGCCACCGAGCACGCCGTCAATACATCCCTGTAGGCTCAGCGTCAGCGTCCATGCTGACGATGGCTCTGTGGCGGCATTGGCAGCTGCTGTAAAGCCGTGCCGCGGGGGCAGAGTTAGTTTTTACTCTGACCCCAAATATCTGATTTACATTTAATTATTCTAGATAACCACTCTCATCAATCTTATCCCCTAGGGCAGACAAAAAACTTGGGAAAGATTTTTCTAGCCAAGATTTTATTTCTACCTCATCGTCTGGGCCAGCTGGATATGAATGTTTGACTGTATAATTTTCGTCATCTTCAGGCCTAATTGGATACACATGCCTGAATGAAAAATTCTCACCATCTATCACCAAATCCAAATGTTTAACAACAGCAGGACTTCCCGCTTCAACTTCCGACCTATTAAACTCGCCTGTTGAAGTACCTTCACAACCAATTATCATGCCTTTTTCAAACTTGATACTTGTATGAACCACACCAGAAGCAGCTGTATGAGTAGCAACATTTTTAGGCACTATAGTTTTCATGACCTCGCTATAGTTGTAATAAATGTCGAACCTAAGAACCTCAACGCTATGATCACCAATCCCCGGATAATTATCAGAAAGGTATTGATCGAGAACAGCAACAGAACTAGGTCTAAACTCCTCTGGTTTGATATAATGGACACCGTAATAGCAACTATAAATATTACCTTCACCGGAAAAATATCCTGGATAATCCACTGGCTTCAACTGCTCTACCTTAATAGAGGATAACTCCTCATTATATGGCAGAGGCAATTCAACAGCTCCTGTGCTACACCCAGAAACACCAAGAACTGCCATTATTATAAAACTTTGTTTTTTCATTATTCCCTTCATTTTTAAACAAAAAAATATTATTAAATTTTAATATAAGACAAAATAATAATTACCCAAAAATTATTTCTCTGCACCTTAATTTATAAAAACCATGGATTAGCAATAGAAATTTATAAATCCAACGGCAATATAAAAAAATAATACCGAATCGACAATAATAAAAAATCTAAATCCAAATCAATATAATTAACAGCCCCATATATGATTTCTTTCTAATCAACGAGACAAAGAACAGCATTACTCTAACAGATACTCTAAGCTATAACACTATCGGTACACAGATATATAGGGTCAGAGTAAAAACTATCAAGGCTTCTTGAGACTAAAGCTCTATACACCATGAAGAGAAGCTTTCAGTACCAGGCCTTGAGACCATATAGATATTTAGGGTCAGAGTAAAAACTATCAAGGCTTCTTCGGACTAAAGCTCTATACACCATGAAGAGAAGCTTTCAGTACCAGGCCTTGAGACAAAATCAACTCAATGGCCACCGATATCGGCTCAGAGACATCGTCAGCACGGAGGCTGACGCTGAGCCTACAGGGAGGTATTCACGGCGTCCTCAGCGGTGGTATTGGCAGCGAACAACGCACCTCCCCACACACCTTCAAACCATAGCGATTTAGGAGAGAACCCTTCATAATCGCTGGGAGCAATGGAAAAATAGTGATACCTTATCAATAACATAGCAGTTACCCACGATAATAATATTAACCTAGGTATTTCTCAGTCATCGTTAGAGGCGCAGAATAAGATCATGTTTGAATTCATCCTAATCACTAAAGGGATCTTCGCAAAAAATATTATTGAGGCATTTAATTAATGAAGTCATACTCGCTAGCACTTGTAGTATTTCTTATTTTTATTGCTTACCAACAAATAATGAATCAGCGCGTTACATCCATATACAATCAATTTTCTTATGAATATAGTGTTGAATCTAAGGCTGAAATAGTTGACGTCAATGTAGACAAATCACCACGCGGCTTAGATTTATATAAATATACCTACTGCTTTGAATATAACAACACACAATATTGCTCTAATGTTTTCAGCAATGCTCATACACGGGCGAGAGTTTATCCATCAGATGTAGCATATAAGAAAGATGAAACTGTATCCGTATTTTTTTCGAGAACAGATCCTAATGTAGCAGTGTTAAAAACATCTAAAGACTATGAAGTTTTATTGTATTCATTTTCAATATTGGCTTCTTGTGCTGTTGTTTCTTGGGCAGGGGCGACGCTGTTTGAAAAACAATAAGAAGAATCTGGGTCAGGTCTTTCCTTTTGCTAACAGAACATATCAGCTGGCGAGCTGCCAATATGAATATTTAGGGTCATAAAAAAGAATACATTTAAAGACATTTAGGGTCAGAGTAAAAACTATCTTCGCCTGCAGAGGGTTGTCTGGAGGAAACCTACCTGATGTCCCGCACGCTGCGTACTCCCGAGGCACAGGATAGTATGCGCCGGTTTCTCGAGCGCGACGGCCAGTCACGTGAGGCCGAACTTCGTATGGGTGAATTTTGTGGTGAGCTGTCCAAGTAGCGAGGTTTTGCCAGAAGTGCCATCGGGGTCAGGACTTTCCTTTTGCTAACAGATAAGACTTACTCGATGACCACCGATATCGGCTCAGAGACATCGTCATAGGGACGCTGAACCTACCGGGAGGTATTCATAGCGTTCTCTGAGACAGTGTCGGGGGGTATATATGTGGCAAGTAGACATAAAAAAAGGGCTGGATAACCAGCCCTTTTGCGTTCACTCATGATTCCGATTTACATTAGAATCGGTGAGTGTACTGGCCACCAAACAACACGGCGCTTGCCTCTGTGGTGGCGTTTAATGTTAGGCCACCGTTGGATACACCACCGTTGATTTCATCTTCAACGCTCACCTCTTTACCCACCAGGTAGGTAATACCAAAATCGAGGCTTTGGTCTTGGTTAAAGTGATAGCTGGCACCGGCAGAGAACCACTGACGGTCTGAGTCTGGCACCGATACCGAGGTCAGGTCATTTTGAACGCCCTCATCGTACATGTAGCCGACACGGGCTTCCCAGTGCTTATTGATGTAGTAAGTAGCACCGATAGAATAGTGGAAGGTGTCTTTCCACTGGTAATCTTTGACATTGGTGCCGTCGGTGGTGACCAATGCATCAAAGTCGCTCCAACTGATGTATTGGACGCTGTAGTGAACAGCAAACTTTGTATCCTCAATGCGGTGATAGCCCGAAAACTCAGCCCTTGAAGGCAGCGGCATGATCAGATCGCCAACACTTCCATTACCCATATACGATACCGTACCGCTGGCTTCAATTTCGGGGCTGTGATGATAGCTCAAACCCAGACGGTTGTTTTCGTCTATTTCATAAACAGCACCCAGGTTAAAACCAACACCCCAAGCCGATGCATCCACATCCAATAGGTTTACCGTTGTGGTTCCATCACCTATCCAATTATTCATTTCAGATTGGCGCTTTAATTCACCCTCGCCGTAAATAAAGTCGATGCCGGCACCCAGGGTCCACTGGTCATTAATACGGTATGAGCCTGCCACTAACATGTTCATCGAAGTGACGTTGGTGGTACCGCCGAAGGCATCTGCACCCGGTAGTGGCAGCTGCGAGGTTCCCGCACCCCACTTGTCATCAAATTCGTTGCTGGTGCCGTAGTTGGAGTAAGCGCCAAAACCAATGGAAAACTGATCATTAATTGGGTGCGCTATAAAAATATTCGGCACCACAGACGTCCCGGTATTTTGCGCGTCGGCAATAGGTACTGGACCACCTGAGAGAGGTGAATAATACTCAACATCTTTGACGTCGATTTCTGAGTTGATAATGTTGGTACCCAGGGTAATCTCGGTGCGATCAAACAGCGACAGCGAGGCGGCATTGCGCGACATCGACGAGGCGTTATCGGCGATAACCGCATCACCGGCGAAGGCACGGCCTAGGCCTGTTGCCGATTGCGCGTTTAACTGAAAACCCGCGGCGTTTGCCTGCACAGAAATAAGAGCTGCCGAGCTCACAGTGGCGGCGAGTAGTGATGTGTGAAAAAGACGGGAGTTATTCATAATATCCTTGAAGGGTTGATCATGCTGGGCGCTGCGGTTAAGCAATGGTTCGGTGATGCTGATATTCGCGGCAAGGGTATAAAACACTAATACGAGCATCTTTGATCTAAACGAAAACTCTGACACTGTGGACGGATGGTAATATGTCGCTGACAACAGCAAAGCCGCTCTCTTTTTAAGCCGCCATGGTCAATCAATCAGCGTTTAATTGACTCGGCCTATCTGCCTTTTACGCAATTCATCGCAAGCAATAGTCACGGGCTCATCACTGTACAACCATCTTAAAATGCATTTATTGTGATTATTGGCTATTCACTTGAATAGCCTGATAGTACCGTGTTTATATAGTTATTCTTGCAATAAAAAATATAAAATCAAGGATGTAAAAAGTGATTAAAACAACATGCAACACGTGTGGTGGCATTGCCAAGAAAAGTAATATGGCCGGCCTGGGCTGTGATATCAATCAGCATCAACGCTGCACAAACCTGAACTGTCCGACAGAAAACCCTCGCGCCCCCAAAGATGGCAAACCCTACAAGTACGCTCTGGCAGTATAAACGCAGCTGACATGCCTGCCTCTGGCGACAAACTGAGCTCGTGACTTTTATCACGGACATCGAGCCTTTACAGTCAGTCTTTTGGCTCAATAATTCTTATCGGCTCGCTGCGCGAACAACAAACAACCGCCGCAGCAGGGCTCTCTTCTCGTCCTTCAAAAATGACACTTTTGCTGGCAGTTTTGACCATTGCGCGTCGACTACTGCCGTGAAAGACTGATCGACAAGTATGGCCACAGGCGCTTATTTGCTCCGCATTTAGACCAACAATAACAAAGCCTGATCATCAGCAAGGAATTATTATGGATTTGCCAGAACCCGTCGACATTACCACCCTACCGGAAACCCCACTGGAATCGAGCCACCTCAATCACCACGACTTCCCCTGGGTCGATCAGGGCTGGGGCATCGAATTCAAGATTCTTCGGGTCTGTAACGAGACCGGCGGCTGGATTATTATGAACCGCTTCCCCCCTGGCACCCAGCTACCCAAGCACCGCCATAGCGGCGCCGTTACCGCCCTAACACTGCAGGGTAAGTGGGGCTATTTAGAGAGCAACTTTACCGCCGTTGCCGGTTCGGTGATTCGCGAACCAGCCAACAGTGCCCACACCCTAAAAGTGGCCGACGATGCTGGCGAGCCAACCATCGTGTTCTTCACCATCGATGGCAGCC
It encodes:
- a CDS encoding 2,4'-dihydroxyacetophenone dioxygenase family protein, which codes for MDLPEPVDITTLPETPLESSHLNHHDFPWVDQGWGIEFKILRVCNETGGWIIMNRFPPGTQLPKHRHSGAVTALTLQGKWGYLESNFTAVAGSVIREPANSAHTLKVADDAGEPTIVFFTIDGSLTHFTDDGTIWGISDGQTQLAEYLRLAEEQGTPVDASKLLA
- a CDS encoding outer membrane protein transport protein — its product is MLVLVFYTLAANISITEPLLNRSAQHDQPFKDIMNNSRLFHTSLLAATVSSAALISVQANAAGFQLNAQSATGLGRAFAGDAVIADNASSMSRNAASLSLFDRTEITLGTNIINSEIDVKDVEYYSPLSGGPVPIADAQNTGTSVVPNIFIAHPINDQFSIGFGAYSNYGTSNEFDDKWGAGTSQLPLPGADAFGGTTNVTSMNMLVAGSYRINDQWTLGAGIDFIYGEGELKRQSEMNNWIGDGTTTVNLLDVDASAWGVGFNLGAVYEIDENNRLGLSYHHSPEIEASGTVSYMGNGSVGDLIMPLPSRAEFSGYHRIEDTKFAVHYSVQYISWSDFDALVTTDGTNVKDYQWKDTFHYSIGATYYINKHWEARVGYMYDEGVQNDLTSVSVPDSDRQWFSAGASYHFNQDQSLDFGITYLVGKEVSVEDEINGGVSNGGLTLNATTEASAVLFGGQYTHRF
- the gcvP gene encoding aminomethyl-transferring glycine dehydrogenase, producing MSKTASNNLQQLSLHSLESRDDFVGRHIGPDQQQIDDMLAAVGATSLEDLMEQTVPANILKTDAMDLDTARPEHEVIEELADLAESNLVYKSWLGLGYHNTLTPNVILRNIFQNPGWYTAYTPYQPEIAQGRLEALLNFQQMVLDLTGMELANASLLDEGSAAAEAMALCKRMVKKNKSNVFFIQSNCHPQTIAVVKTRAEHLDIEVVVGDSAAGNEADYFGQLLSYPGSNGEVKDLTNDIDAAHAANSLVVVAADLMSLMLLQSPAEMGADVVVGNSQRFGVPMGFGGPHAAFFATRDKFKRSIPGRIIGVSVDSHGRQALRMAMQTREQHIRREKANSNICTAQALLAIMAVSYAIYHGPERLKTIASRIHRLACLLDTGLTKLGFQQTNAAYFDTVAIDTGADTDDVIARALEAEINLRKLDDHTVTIALDETTTLEDIDDLLAVFADDKVDFNAASLDNPQLTSLTDELLRSDAVLTHPVFNSYHSETEMLRYLKRLEDKDVALNRSMIALGSCTMKLNATAEMIPVTFDGFSNMHPMAPKEQSQGYLEMTTNLEQMLVACTGYDAISLQPNAGSQGEYAGLVAIKRYHQSRGDFNRNIVLIPRSAHGTNPASASMASMKSVIVACDELGNVDMDDLRAKAAEHADNLACIMITYPSTHGVFEESITDICEIIHDHGGQVYLDGANMNAMVGIAAPGKFGADVSHLNLHKTFAIPHGGGGPGVGPIGVGQHLQPFLPTNPINPVDGLDAGNDVISSAAYGSASVLPISYAYIAMMGSDGLRRATQVAILNANYMMGRLQEHFSVLYTGRNNRVAHECIIDLRPLKEATGISEEDVAKRLMDFGFHSPTMSFPVPGTLMIEPTESESKREIDLFCDAMIQIREEIRLVENETYTLEDNPLVNAPHSLVDIVELEWNHCYTREQASFPIEAIRHSKYWPPVNRIDNVFGDRNLVCSCPPIESYMD